From the genome of Bradyrhizobium sp. SZCCHNS1050, one region includes:
- a CDS encoding OB-fold nucleic acid binding domain-containing protein, which produces SFRGARSASPESILPIVVMDSGLALRAPRNDGVGGVVSNSQTLGAFGEHANASPRNDNETQADIFDREDDWADRIIRARGRGPFTSLEDFARDTALPKRALLLLADADAFRSLGLDRRAALWAVRRLPDDVPLPLFEAAIAREQPDEGARPLPEMPLPEHVVADYQTIRLSLKGHPMEFLRERFAAEGVMACRDVNDANDRRRVRCAGVVLVRQRPGSAKGVVFMTLEDETGIANIVVWPKVMETFRKEVMGARLVLVEGRIQSSPEKVVHLVAERLVDRSADLALLSDDRLGAVPHGPMPAEPLNDDRRDHPDTPSQRVSHPRNVRILPRSRDFH; this is translated from the coding sequence GTCATTCCGGGGCGCGCGCAGCGCGAGCCCGGAATCCATTCTCCCGATCGTGGTTATGGATTCCGGGCTCGCCCTCCGGGCGCCCCGGAATGACGGCGTGGGTGGAGTTGTTTCTAACTCGCAAACGCTTGGTGCATTTGGAGAGCATGCAAACGCATCGCCCCGCAACGATAACGAGACACAAGCCGACATCTTCGACCGCGAGGACGACTGGGCCGACCGCATCATCCGGGCGCGCGGCCGCGGCCCCTTCACCTCGCTGGAAGACTTCGCTCGCGACACCGCTCTGCCCAAGCGCGCGCTGCTGCTGCTGGCCGATGCGGATGCGTTCCGCTCGCTCGGGCTCGACCGTCGCGCCGCGCTCTGGGCCGTGCGCCGGCTGCCCGACGACGTGCCGCTGCCGCTGTTCGAGGCTGCCATCGCCCGCGAGCAGCCGGACGAGGGCGCCAGGCCGCTGCCCGAGATGCCTCTACCGGAGCACGTCGTCGCGGACTATCAGACCATCCGCCTGTCGTTGAAGGGGCACCCGATGGAGTTCCTGCGCGAGCGTTTCGCTGCCGAAGGCGTGATGGCCTGCCGCGACGTCAATGATGCCAACGACCGCCGTCGCGTCCGGTGCGCCGGCGTGGTGCTGGTGCGGCAGCGGCCGGGCAGCGCCAAGGGCGTCGTGTTCATGACCCTGGAGGACGAGACCGGCATCGCCAACATCGTGGTGTGGCCGAAGGTGATGGAGACCTTCCGCAAGGAGGTGATGGGCGCGCGCCTGGTGCTGGTCGAAGGCCGCATCCAGAGCAGCCCGGAGAAGGTGGTCCATCTCGTCGCCGAGCGCCTGGTCGACCGCAGCGCCGATCTCGCGCTGCTGTCGGACGACCGCCTCGGCGCCGTGCCACACGGCCCGATGCCCGCCGAGCCGCTCAACGACGACCGCCGCGATCATCCCGACACTCCCTCCCAGCGCGTCAGCCACCCCCGCAACGTCCGCATCCTGCCGCGCTCGCGGGATTTCCATTGA